The following proteins are co-located in the Solenopsis invicta isolate M01_SB chromosome 7, UNIL_Sinv_3.0, whole genome shotgun sequence genome:
- the LOC120358337 gene encoding protein transport protein sec31-like — protein sequence MEQLDALLTEPTNDEEFEALRSRVMTIVPPRPDLFSATADQPPTAPHPAAGPHGLPRMTRDATTRRPKRRVISVRAPSRELVEEAKRTGPRQCLVRTATAPRKDAPVIGVRIQRSSATNARKLAALLTEPPSRPAIRRPPSSLSASRKTATPARPTSPAVVPTAPPADATKPERPEQRGKASLVELFGDTLSDLEEESASTPTPNPHGQPPTTPAMLSIKAAEPATARPVAAVPTRAPRTPPATPAIVPSTRDTPPSIPVRVREDQIIHVPYHAARISRVYKVRLATCRYTLRSDRAGRCHYVREFPA from the coding sequence ATGGAACAGCTAGACGCACTGTTAACGGAGCCTACCAACGACGAGGAGTTCGAGGCATTACGGTCCCGAGTTATGACCATAGTGCCTCCTCGCCCGGACTTATTCTCGGCAACGGCCGACCAACCGCCAACCGCGCCGCATCCTGCCGCCGGCCCGCACGGACTGCCCAGAATGACCCGGGACGCGACCACCAGGCGACCGAAGCGTCGGGTCATCAGCGTGCGAGCACCATCACGCGAACTAGTCGAGGAGGCCAAAAGAACGGGCCCCCGTCAGTGCCTCGTCCGCACTGCAACGGCACCAAGAAAGGACGCCCCGGTAATAGGGGTGCGGATCCAGCGGTCCTCCGCCACTAACGCCCGGAAACTCGCCGCACTCCTGACAGAACCTCCATCGCGGCCGGCGATACGTCGACCGCCTTCGTCACTATCCGCAAGTCGGAAGACTGCGACACCGGCAAGGCCAACATCGCCGGCTGTCGTTCCGACTGCGCCTCCGGCCGACGCTACCAAGCCGGAACGACCAGAGCAGCGGGGGAAAGCCAGCTTAGTGGAGCTCTTTGGGGACACGCTCTCCGATCTAGAGGAGGAAAGCGCCTCGACTCCGACACCGAACCCGCACGGCCAGCCACCAACCACACCAGCGATGCTCTCCATCAAAGCTGCGGAACCAGCAACCGCACGACCAGTCGCCGCAGTTCCAACCAGGGCACCGAGGACACCGCCAGCAACACCGGCCATCGTACCCTCCACGCGGGACACTCCCCCGTCTATACCAGTGCGAGTGCGCGAGGATCAGATAATCCATGTGCCGTATCACGCCGCGCGGATCTCACGGGTGTACAAAGTGCGACTCGCGACTTGTCGGTACACGTTGCGCTCTGACCGCGCCGGCCGCTgccactacgtgcgggaattcccggcgtag